ggAAGATGTATTACTTATTGcagcataaaaaatattattttttagaaTCCAGTACTTTTTagatagactttttttttttttttttgcttttttggtacAGCCCTTGGTTGCCATATTTATTGGCGTTGTATATTTGGCAGCATTGCCATTGTACAAGTAGCAGATTTTGTCATTGGACAACAGTGGGAAATGATTGGGAATTTAGATTTAAAGTTGATTTAGGCTTAAATACAAGAAGAGCTTAAATACTGCAAATTCAGAGCCAAGTTATCCACGTTAGCCATCAACTGTTTCCTGAAAAAATAGTTTTGCTTTAACATTGTGACCTTAATGTTTTGTGGAATAAAACAGACTGTTCGTGAATAATGTGAAGTCTTTGTTGttgtatcatttttattgcttgttgATTAGGgttgtgaataaatatggaaatcaTTATATACCACTGTTAAAAGTTGTGAATATGTTGTGGTCATATTTAGAAAAtagctgcaaaaacacaaacatgtataataattgtataatattatacaaatattgtatgcatctaaaatattttatatatatataggtgtaataattatttaaataatattttgactAAGACTCAAGCCATGTTCTAATCAGGTAAGCCATGAgcttttttgtaacattttgtaacgttttctcattttccctgaacacacagcactggcTAACATGCTTCCAAGAGAAGAGCAACATCAACAAGTGGCAGTGGACCCTGGAATGCAGAGAGTGGAGGGCTTTAAGGAACAGATGAAGATGACAATGGTGGACGAAATTCTGCGTAAGAAAGGGGTTGGGGCAGGGGGTAAAAAGGAAAAGGATGGACCCATAAATGGCTGGAGAAAGTGACTGGCACACTAATCAGTTTactggagagatggaaagaaatgAAGAGATACAGCTGGGAGGtaggaggagacagaaagagagaatagAAAGAGACGTTTCTATCTCACTTCTCCAAGGGGCAATTTTACAGAACACAGATCAGTCAAAAAAGCTTTGGTCTGTCTGGACATTCAGTATTTTTGCTCCATCATTTTCTCACTGGTTGACTCTAGTTTTTCTCTCCCAGGTACCAATTTCAGGGTAGTAGCATACTACAGAGGAACAAAGGTTTATGAACAGATGGTGGAAGACAATACAGGATTCAAGGTGATGTTCAGGTAAACAGAGAAGGGTAGTGTtgctaaattattattattatcatacaTACTGTAGTCATATGTTTTATTCTGCTCTATATTACACTGTAGTGTGTAATCATTTGGgaatcagaaatgaaaaatcatgCTGTGTACACATAGGAAATCCCACAATCCCttccaaataaaaatgagtaaCCCAGCAAGTGTTTAAGGCATAAAATGTCCCTCTTGTTTTATCTGGTAGTTGCAATTAATTGCTTTAtttatgtaatacatacattaatattatataaacGTTTATCAAAATATCTACAATTATAATAATCTAAAAATAAGTTTTTTACGCTATTCTAAAGTATATAATCCTGGgcgtctctgtgtgtctatCTCTGTGCATTTCAGACGTGAAAATATGGAGTCCATGAGCCCCTTTACTGAAGACAATCTGACACGGGTCTATCTGCCTTCTCCGGAGGAGGTCAATATCTATGACCAGACCCAGGTCAAGCTGACAAGACGAATTCTGGAGAAACTTGGAGATGGACTGGAGGTGGGAGTGCATGGGTCAGCCGTGTACGGGCTGCGGAGAGGTGACAGCAAAATCTACTGGAGCCTCTGCAAATTTGAGAAGAGGGAGACACCTCGAGAGGTCAGAAAGCAGGAACCGGAATCCCTGTATACCATTAAAGATTTTATtagaggtgagagggagaggggtgtcCACGGCCATTTTGATTGTCTGAAATGGAAGGGGAAGGATTCTTGTcattgtgggatttttttgtttgtgtagttGGAGGGGGcttttttactttgtatttaGCACCTGAGTTACATCTAAAGAGATTTGATTTGGAAGAGGGAGCATTTACAAATAACCCAGGTGGACCAAAACATATTCTAATAAGAAATGTAATTCAGGAGATCACGATGAGATGCTTGTTTCACATCTTTCTGACCAGTTCTCTACCCTATCTGTATTAGTGTCTACTGTCTCAATATcgtcttcctctttctctctctctcaggactgATGGAGTTCATGGATGATGGACATGCGTCCCCTTcgttctctctcttcttctgtcttGGTGAGAAGTGGCCAGACCCTGAACACAGACATTGGGAGAAGAAACTCATCATGCTTGAGGTAAGTAGCCCAACAGAGACACATGCATCATCTGCTTGTACTACCACATTCTCTATCTTTTGTTATATATAATAGTCAGTTCCATGAAAATTGACAGTTGATGTTTTGTGTGAGAGTGGGCTGTTAACAGTGCTGGCTAACATGCTTTCAAGAGAGGAGCAACAAAACAGGCTGTTTACCCTGTAAAAAAGGCACCTCGAGCTGTTAGCCACTAAGTTAGTTTGTATCACTAGCACAGTTCTCAACTGCCCAACAAGTACCAGTATTCAACTCTACTTTGTGGTCATACATACAAGTTAAAGCATCTTAAGCAATGCTAACAACCATTTGTAGCCATATTTTGTGTGAACTTGAGTGTATTAGGAGCAGAAGGGGAAAgtcacaattacattttaagtcCTGTATGAATAGGACTGTAGAGAATTGTGATTCCTACaatgtctgtatgtatttttttctcttgctacAAGCCAGATGCCCTAACCACTGCCTCTCATTCTATAACCAGTGGCAACCTGTTCCTTTCCTTCTCCTTGTTCTCAGGTGGCCATTACCGCTTTTGAGTTTTTGAAGATGATTGCAGTGGATGGCGGTGCCTCCTCTCTGAAGTCTGTAGAATTGGAGATCTCTGACACACCCAGCTTGATGGAAATTTTGGAGGAGATGATGGACCTTTACTAGAGATGAGAGTCGGATATTCCATAAGTCACTCAGTGGCTGACAAGGAATTGTACAGTGGTACGGTTGCCTTAATAAAAGGTGTGCATTTGGGGAAAGAAATCCAAGGATGCATGCCTATCCCATTTCATAtgggtctgtttttttctattttggtcttaaatattaaatgcatgtatgtatgcatatgtaaaatTTACACTGCGAAGATTCACATTGCAATAGAGTTGGATGAACTTCAGCGGTAAATTCAGGATCTCTAGGGCAATCCCTGAACACTGTCAAGTTATTCCCAGAAAAAATTCAACATTCAACAAACATTCAACATGGTTGTTTACGTGATTCAGTCATAATTTCATGGTACATTGAAATTAAGTTTTATGTAGTTGACAGATATACTCAATACACTTGGTACAATGCAAGAATGACTAGTGTGGTAGACTGACTATACATGGAAATTTTTGATTGGGGGTTCTCAGTTCTATGTAACTCTGAAATAAGGTAGTGTACCTATTTCCAAATGCTGCAACTGCCGTCTTGttttaacaacatttttacctaaataaaagtaaagaaaagtgAAGtggatttaatttcattgttgaAATTAACACACTCACATTTACGTTACTGAAGCTCTCAATGCCTTCCAATTACGTTTCTTTGATTTCTCTATAAAGGAAGCCAATCTGGCCGTACTGTCTCAGCATGGAGCATGGACACAATAACTAGTCTGTAATAATCAAATAATCGTTAATACTCAGCAGTGTGAAGTTTCCTTTCTTTGCTAAATCATGGAACAAAGGGATCACTGGTGTCTTTGTGAAATCACTGCAGGCATTGCTAGCATTTCATTAATctaaatagataaataatatTTGTCTTAGTGCACCTCAACTGGAGGCATGGCACCGTATGTTTGTATCAATAGGGACTTTGTCTCACTGCTAACTGCAAATTCACTTATACCATGGCACAGATTTAATAAGTTGACAGGCACGGAGCAAACAAATGTGAGTTCAATACGGTCGCAGTCAGCTTGATGTTAATGAGCAATTTACTAAACTAAGTAATGGGATACAAGCAATTTCACAGTTATTCTGAAAGGACACCCTATTATTTCACTCCATAGTGCACATATCACAGAATATAGTGGACAACAGGACCGAAATTCCGTTACCTGGCTCAAGTCAAGAGAATACAAGCCAAGACGGGTGTTTTCTGaggatattttaaaaataaacatagtaTATTACAATGGCGATGTGAAATATGAGAGGGTAACTTGGAATCTGATCATGCACAGAATAAGGTTGTTCTGCACGAGACCTACAAAAGCAATGGGTGAACAAACGATAATAGCATGATAGTTAGAGATGCACCAAAGGAAGAAAAGTGTATGTTACTATAAATGCAACACAGGGATAACGGGGATATCACATGTTGTAATCCACCCGAAGAAATTGCACTGCCACATCTTTACTGGGCTAACAGATGCAGAAAATGTAGGAAGTTGATATATTTCCTGGCAACTGGTAAGAAATCATCAATGGTCCACAACTACAAAATCCTCCTGCAGTTGTAGCACTTTCAGGGAATAATACATTCAGGGAATGATTGTGGAGCCTAAAAACTCTCCATGCTCTtcttttgtaatgtttctgtgaGGCTGTTCTTCcatgctgctgtgctctctgtgtttgctctgtgtttaATGAATAACACAATAGCTGACCGGCCTCTTACTGTCTCAGCATCCGACTCAGACTCCCTTTCCTCTTCTAATGTGCATTACATCTGCTGCTCAGACATGGGCATCAGTCACCCTTCTGCCACCACACCCATGACCTGGATAACATTGCCCCTGGaagacaaatggaaaaacaacatataCTTCCACTAACACGGCTGAGACAGCAAAGCTGAACCCTGACCCTAGTAGAAACCTCTTTTGTAAACCCCCAAATCCCAACATTAAAAGACCCTATAGACAGAAAGGTGTGGGCATCCAGAAACACTGACAGGATCTCTGCGATAGCTTGGTGAACAAGCTGAAGAGCATTTGCGCCTCCGCCTCCTTGCCCTCCTCCACCATGCCATCCATGGCATTGGGGTACTCCCCTTCTATCCAACCTGTTTGTATTCCTCTGTGTCCGAATTACAGTTGGTGGAATACTGGCCCTGTTGTGGCCCCACAGCACCTCTCCTGCTCAGCAGCACCCGGGCGGCCAGTCACCTCTCAGCATTGCTGTATTCCAGTGTACCTGACACACCTGTGCAGAAGGGCACAGACATAGGATTAATGAACACAGACTGACTAGGATATAGTGCACTGGTACTGGAGGACAGGCGGGGGCAGAGGCCATTTTTGTTGATTGAAACTGATGACTACCTTCTCCTCTCCAGAGCACAAAGAGCATCTTAGCTGCACAGTGCTTGACGTCCGTGTCCACGTCGATCATCAGTCGAACGAGCCagcttttcactgttttctcttGCTCCAGCCTACTAAACACATCCAGCAGTAAGGGCAGAATCTGAGGGGGAaggaattaaaaacattcaacagAGCGAAACTGTTTATACTAGACACAAATGATGACGCAGCAGTCATCCTGCACACAATGTATACAAACCCAATAGTACTGTCAAACTGTGTACAGTGACTAACTGGCTGTagagggatggagagacagtgggagatATCTGATGTCACAGAGGTTTCTCTGTAACTCTCAGTTAGGAGGTTAAGTGGAGTCAGCCTCCCATCAAGGAACTGAGATGAAGATcaatctctttctttttcccttcgtccctctctcctcagctctcTCAGCATGTCTCTCAGCTGTCTCTCCATCAAGAGCAGAAGGGTGTAGATATGGTCCATGTTGATGCCCTACCGCTCCTGCAGCCAGGTGgtgatagacagcagtaatgtCCTGAGGagcagaagggagagagagtgagagggtgatATCTTAGGTCACACTGACATTACAGAACACAATAAAGCAGAAATCCTCAAAAAACCATGTCAGTTGAGTGAATGAACCCCAAAAGCATGCTTTGAAATATGTAGAACTTTTGAGAACTGTTTGTAGAACTGTAGAATGTGATGTAGAACAGGGTCTTGAGAATCTTAATGGCAAGCTGTGTCACCTTGGCAGTGACAGGGGATGCCAAGGGCTCTGTCAGCACCTCATAATTCCATTGCACTGTTCCAGAGCAGCAGTTAGTCATGGCTCTGTCTTTCAATTTAAAAGTACATCATCATTTCCAGTCAACAGATGATTACAGCTAAAACTGAGATtgttggtgttggtggtggtcCTTGGGCCACCCTGGTCAACAATTGATTCATCATTGAAGAGGCTTTGGCCCTTATTTCAAAGGAGTTAAGTTTTCATGATCAATACTGATTTGTAATGAGAGAAATTAATCATGGAGAGACACTCTTGTATTCTGTCTCATCTCTCAAAACTTTCCCATTCCTCTGCACactctctgttctctttctcttttgcagTACTTAGatttgctgtctctctcctgtgcccACTGGCTGTTGTAGATAACAAGGGAGCTTTCATGGCCTCTTTCCTTAGCACCTCTGTGtcatcctgccccccccccctctcctcttgcTCTCCTCTGCTAACCCTGCTGTTTGGGTCAGCATCCTTTGTCTGCATGTCAATGTTCTCAGCCCTGGCAATGGCACTGGAGCTGGTGACAGAAGCAGTGTCAGGAGTAGACTGTGAACATCAGCTTCAGCATGGGGACTGGACTGGGAGTCAGTGCTGATGTCATTATAGGGATCAGTATCTTTTCCCTCGTCCTccaggagggggagggtggttatgccccccccccccacccccagcctggCCAGTGTGAGGATGGGCCCCAGGGCATGCTTGTCCAAGGGTAGAATTCATAACATGTGCAGGCACATCTTCAGCACCTAGCTGCATCGTGAACCAAATCTGGGCATCTGCCAGCCTCTGGAAGAGCAAAATAGAGAGAACTACTGGAGAACAGGTACACTGGTGCCTTCTTCTTCTGTGAGAaagagcgtgagagagagagagatgattaTTGTCCCTGTTTAAGAATGAGGTCTGAGTCCTCTGTGTCATAAGaatcagagtcagagtcagggATGTAAATTTTCATGTTATTGCTCCTGAACTGAGAAACCAAAAGGGAAGGTGTTGGGAATTAGTGtagtgcaaacacacatacacacacatgtgcacagactGGCTGAACTCCAAAGTCTCATCCCAATTAAATACAGTCAGGCCTTTGTACAGCACATAGATATTACAGAAACCAGCTAACTGAATATAGTAATACATTAATTATGATAATATGAAATATTGGCCAATCATGGTATGACCGAACAATGTAACAATACGATCATATTGGCCCTATGAGAGAGCATTTATGAAATACTTGCACAAATTACTGAGCACACTCCCCTCTACACTGACATGGGAAGAGAGTGACTGGTTATTATGCAAAACAACatgaacaaaagcacattttgaatgttaaCAAGTGATTAACAAGAACTAAAGATGTCGAGATTAATTATGTAAGAGCAAGTTTGATCCAGCAGGTGGAGCCATAGTGTGCTCCTAGGCTACACCACAGTCCCAGTGAGACACACCTGACCTGAAGCACACTGTTCAAGCTCAGCTCAACCTATAGTATACAGTGTGTGAAGtgcctgtgtgaaaaaaaaaatgtcaagaatttatatatttatcataACTGTGTCTCTTGGTatgattttgattgtttttaatcCAGGAAATCTGCTGAGCAATGCTGATGTGCTGATATAAAGAAGGACCTGTACCAGTTAAGTAAGACTCCAGCAAGGAATTCAGCACCTCCCAACGCAAGGGCCCCATCCCTACACTGGGATATTGAATTTACTTGGTTCGCTGGAAAGAATACCCCATAGCTACTGGCTACCAAAACCACTTTCAGGAAGGAACCTGGTTTGAGTTCTCAGGACACTtcagttatattacattacattacatcatttagcagacactcttacccagagcgacttacaaataagtgcatcactatgctaagagtagacatcgtaaggtattacaagaggtcagtaagttacaaagttaagtgctaggctGTGgagttttttatatttaaaaaaaatgttatatgcACAGGGGCCGCCAACTACATGAAGGAGTTTGtgcttaatgtaaaatacagatcttttatattgtttttttacataatgGGTGTCCACTAATTGTGTCAGCCTTGGTTCTGTAAATGCCAGTGTGATTACCGTCTTTCACAAGGGCCATCTACTACTTATGAACCTGGAGTGTTCTTTGAAACCGTAACTGAAAAGAGTTAAGCGACAAGAAACTATctggtgtgtgcatttgtagACCACAGAGTAGACTAACATCTCAGTTGTTCTCAGCTAGAGCCATTAGACTGAGACAGCACACTGCAAATCAATAATTGTCATAATGAGACTAATACTATTTACTAACTTCGGCTCGTAAAGAAACGACTTAGGGAATTTACCGACACATAGAACGTGTATTACATGTATGACATCGGTTGTGAAAGAGAATATAGTGGATACACATTGGAGAAATAGAGCTCAAGACATATTTCATGTTGCCGCTTTTGGTTATCCATTAAGTGACAATTTGGCAATTATGTGAATAGCTCGCGTCGTAATACAAGTACATTAAATCGTAGAGCAGGCGTAGAGTCTTCACAGTAATAATCATGAGACATGACCTTATGTATTTCGAAAtttaaagaatacattttttttttccttttttggctgTGGTATCGTGTCCCAAAGATAAGCGATAATGTATCCTGATGTATTCATCGAAGGTAACCTGAGTAGTGCATGAAGCGTACACGTTTTAAAGGACATCAATACCCAGAATTCAGGCTTTCACAGCATGAAACTCTTTTTCGGTCA
This genomic stretch from Megalops cyprinoides isolate fMegCyp1 chromosome 1, fMegCyp1.pri, whole genome shotgun sequence harbors:
- the irf3 gene encoding interferon regulatory factor 3 — translated: MAASKPRLIPWLIDQIDSGRYPGLQWTNEEHTEFCIPWKHGLRQDSSHDDVRIFKAWAEVSGVYVEGRTPADASVWKRNFRSALRAKGCVMISDNKNDAANPHKVYRLPKDEQPRRPREAVVNPGPDLAQTSPSLVFDNLYVAEDAINHSQVLFPEQQLLAAGAEYLPPAGQATTANPDLLEMCLDGLNICEPQQALANMLPREEQHQQVAVDPGMQRVEGFKEQMKMTMVDEILRTNFRVVAYYRGTKVYEQMVEDNTGFKVMFRRENMESMSPFTEDNLTRVYLPSPEEVNIYDQTQVKLTRRILEKLGDGLEVGVHGSAVYGLRRGDSKIYWSLCKFEKRETPREVRKQEPESLYTIKDFIRGLMEFMDDGHASPSFSLFFCLGEKWPDPEHRHWEKKLIMLEVAITAFEFLKMIAVDGGASSLKSVELEISDTPSLMEILEEMMDLY